The genomic interval GCAAATGAATGACTGACCTCACCTCACCTGAGTGAGCCGTAGTCAGCCTTTCACCTAAACTGTGTCCCAGTCGACTGAACTCGGATTgtggcacacaaacatacagcggCCTTCATCTGGctgctctttctctgtcttggcAGCCAATCGATTTGCAGTCAAGCgcatgtgtctgtctatctcttcaTTCGTCCGTTTGTCCTGACCAAAACTCTGTGCTTCCTCTTCTCCCGCGGCAGTCACGTACGCTGTGATTCCCTGGCAGGCTCAGTGTTTGTGCCTGCAGTTCCAGCTACCCGGACGGACGAAGGGAAGGTTAATGATTAGTCCCATGCTCTCTTTGGCTCTCTGGGAgaaagatagatggagagagggagggagagagagagagggaaagagaggggcaTGGGATATTCTTGGGTCACAGACcccagtgcgcacacacacacacacacacacacacacacacacacacacacacacagaaaggcacCACCATATCAAATGAACTATCCAGAGCAGAGTTCATCTCCAGCACGTCCTGGTTTTTTTCCCTCGTCCTCGTTCAACTGGTAGCCTAACTCGAATCCAAAAAATATCCAACTTGGTATCCACTGAACATTTTCCCACCGCAGTGAGGTTTGTTTGCCCAGCGTAGCGGCTAGGACCTTGACCACTTATATCCACCATTAGATGTATTAGTGTATGTTCTGCTCATTGTCTGGGAACAGTCAGATTTTATTTATCTAAAGGGATGCAGTAACTGTCTTTAGTGCAGATTCAGTTGCACCACAAGAACATTACAGTTTAGGCAACACAGCTTCTATACACAGGGCAGCTTGACAATGTGCTTTACAGTGTCAAgaacaaaaagtaaaaaaaaaaaaaaatgttaaattTGCAATGCCGCTCCAATGTTGACTGACCGTAGAGGACATGTGCAGTGTCCTGGGTGCCTTACAGGGGCTAGATATCCAGCAATGTGGGGTCTTTGTTCCTGCCAACACACTGTAAGCCCACACATCTCTCCACACTCACTCATTTGCTGCTTTAATAAGTCTTCTCTCCATATTttcagctctctttctctctttctctctcccccaatTATCCTCTTTTTTATGCTGTCATCCCCCCCgttcctccctcttctctctgtcccaggcctctctctctctctctccctctctctctctccagctctctctggTTGAGTTATGTCAGGAATGTCAGATCTCTGGGGTAAATCTTGATCCCTTGCAAGGAGACAGTGACAGACTCCTCGAGCTCTCCTTAAATCACACAAAGCAATGGCATGTTCAGTTTAGTGTGTGACAGCTAAAGTCTTGGATAAAAATGCTTTTTTATACTGGCACTCCATATTGCTATATATATTCACATATAGAAGATGCTGTCTAATGTCAGATGGCCATTATAAGTGTGGTACCAGATGGAGTGATTATGCAATATTCATAGAAAGAATTCTGTCTGTCTAGAATTGGCAAACACTTTCAAGACACTTTCCTCTCGTGTTACCAATCTTTAACCAAGGTCACACATACAACAAGTAACACATATGAACTTTGTGTTCTTTATGGCCTCCTTGTCTGAGAATAACTTCCACATCAACCTGTATGTAACACATCTACCTGTATGTAACTCATCTACCTGTATGTAACACATCTACCTGTATGTAACTCATTCATGGAATCTTCTTGTTTTCTCTGTTTATGTCTGTTCAGCCTCCATCCCATTCTTCGCCTGCGAGCTGAAGGCGGTGAAGCCCTACAATAGAGGCTTTTTCTGTGGCGACCCCTCCATCACCTACCCCTACATCGAGCGCGAGGCCATCCCGGACGGACTACTCATCGCCGGAGGCATCATCATCACCGGTCTTACGGTGAGGGcgacaccagcaccaccaccaccatcatcatcatcatcattatcacagACCTTTGACTGTCCTCTGAGACACATCAGGGGACTGTATGAAAGGATGCTGTAAATAAATTCACTGTAAATTGCTGTAAAGTTCAGCATGGTCAAGTGTTTTGACATCTGCAGCCTCGCTTATGGGATATTTATGGGAATCTGATATTCCACACTCACAAGGATTTCAAAGAAGTCTTGCTCTGGTTTCATCATATCTACTGCTCGGGTTATGCTTTGGTTTATGACTTAAAAAGCCATGCAACAACCATAAATATGTCTGGCTTCGTCTGGCTCCTTAGGCTGTATCTATAGGATATTTATGAGGGTTTAATGGTGCTCTGTTATAAATCACTCTAAAGGTTAGAGCAGGACGGGTTTGGAATAACCAGAGGAGTCTATTTAATTAGACTCCACAGTATGATAAGGTCATGATTCCTTCATACATTGTAAAACCTCGATATATATTATTGTTTTTAAAAACCTGCCTCACTATAATACAGTAAAAGGTGTCACAAGTGTGAACTTCTTAACAGTGGACATTCCAATAGCTCTAGTAGTTGTCACCTGGGTGGCAAGGTGAAGTGTGCGAATTTAACTCTGATAATTGAAATAAAAAAGATTGACTCCGATAATAATAGACATGACACATCAGCACAGTAGAAGATCAGAATATTAgactgaataaatgtaaatgaatgtaaatgaaTTGAATCAGTATTTCCACACAGCTCTGCTAACTCCGCTAACTCTGTGCTAACTCCGCTAACTCTGTGCTCTGTGCTTCTCTGTCAGATTGCGCTGGGCGAGTGCTATCGGGTCCGCTTCCGGGGCGTCCACTCGCGGGCCTTCGTCCAGAACCACTACATCTCCTGCCTCTACAAAGAGCTGGGCAGCTTTCTGTTCGGCTGCTGCGTGGGCCAGTCGCTCACCAACATGGCCAAGCTGAGCGTTGGCCGGCTCCGACCCAACTTCCTGTCGGTGTGCAACATCACCTACGAGTCCATCAACTGCACCCCAGGGCAGTACATCATGAAAGCAGCCTGCAAGCAGTCCAACGAGAAGTTGGTGGAAGAGGCCAGGTAAGCCCACGGATTAGCGCTTTTTGGAGTTCTGTTCACGTGCCAGTTGGAGTGTAGTGCCAGTCGACGTAGAGAATCTGAGGATAAACCAGATACATGGATCATCATTAAAAGTGTCTGTGATTGATTTGGACTTCAGATGGCTTTCTCTAGATGTTTCATGCACTCTTAAGGTCACAtttaatttggtgtgtgtgtgtgtgtgtgtgtgtgtgtgtgtgtgtgtgtgtgtgtgtgtgtgtgtgtgtgtgtgtatgtgtgtgtgtgcacaaagtgACCTAGCCTGAAGCAAGATAGAGATGAAGGTTTATCAGCCATGGGGTTTTGATGGCATTAGCTGGCACTAATTAATTATCAAGTGGAAATGCCAATTGTCAATCTTCTGTGTCTCCCACAGGAAGTCCTTTTTCTCTGGCCACGCATCTTTTGCCATGTACACCATGCTCTACCTGGCGGTGAGTTTTTACGCAGTCCCTAGTCTCCCTTGGCCCTCGTTCTCTAGATCTCCTGTCTCTTTGTATCTATGCCTGGTAAACACACaatcaaacccccccccccctctctctcacacacacacttttactttacacacacacaaacatacacaaacattgcCCACACCATAGCAAAAGAAGAAACCTCTGAGAAAGCAGAAACTCCCAGAAGGCATTCGCCttcaactgaaaaaaaaaagtgggggagggggaggggggacagaaaaagagaaagttCTCCAGAGGGCAGAtgaatagatggagagagagaaagaaagaaagacgagagagagggagagcaagtaAAAGAGGGCTGTGGACAGAGGAGTCCTTGTTCAGCTGTGAGTGGGGGGGCTCTGTCCCTGCTGAGAAATGGACAGGCTTCTTTCAGCTTTTGTTAGGGCGAAGCAGAGGGAAACTGTcagcgcgctctctctctctctcccgctcgctcgctctctcgctcgccACCCATCAGAATAGGGTGTTGCCATCAGATAGACATCCAGCATTATTCATATTCCGCCTTTGATAAATATTGGCACGGCATTCTTATCACTATTTGGACTCGTTGCTATGTGGTAATACATACCCAGTGCACCAGAAGCGGGGGGAAAAGCCTCGGGAAACGTTTGAGTTCACTGTAGAGGATCTGTTTGTTAGCTTCTCTCGCCCAGGGCCCAGGGACTGGTACAGTGCCTCAGCAGTGCTGTTCAAAAGGAGTGAGACGGGGCGAGAAAAACAAGTGTGAGGGACATTGAGGcccttttttggggggggggggggctgcggtCACGTCTTTGCTACCACTGCGGTCACGTCTTTGCTACCACTCTCCCAACATAAATAAATCCATCTCATACCAGCACTACCACACCTCACACGTCCGTCTGAAACCTGACCATAACAACAAGCTGTACTGAGGTGGTCGTACCTGCAGCAACATGCAGCTCACTTCACAAGAAACACAGCTGTTTTATGTCAGAAGGAGGTAGAGGGGACATCTGCTtacagagaggaagggaaggagagcTGAGGCCAGGAATGTGCGTCTGTCCATTTCATCTTTGATGAATTGCTGACCCCTGTGCTctgctgcacatatttgcagGTGTAAAGGGCCTGAAAATACTTAAAACAAGTACAGTCTTCTAGGAATACTTGTCATTTGTTTTGAGGAAAGTCAAAACCCTTCAGCCATAGAATCTGTCAGCATCACTGCATAAAACAGGAAGCATTTTTGCGCCTTTGAAGTCTGCAAAGGCGAGTTTGAGAAGTGCCACAAGAGTGTTGTTTACTGTACATTCCATAGTCATCTGACACTATAACTACTTTTTAGGAAGATGCATTTAATGTGTCCCACCCACATTATAGGTTGGATTAGACCTTGGTTGCCCCCAGTGTGTATGGTGGTAGATGTTATAGTAATACACTGTGCATTGTGATATACACTAcatctggggccgtattcacaaagaattttaaggctaaaagtagctcctaagtggtgaatttaggagcaactcttaaaaataatgggcgtgtcactcctaactttaggacttcctaatttttttcactaaaagtaattcacgaagcattttagacctaaaagtagcacataagtctgggacagcttaaaagaagtcgagaggactcctaactcaccaagacctattcacaaacagctttctgtggcatttcacgttgcgatgttttgaaatgcgtagcctatgcggcaacaggagcttccaatcgcgagggaacaattttgcattcataagggacgcaataacgccaccaacaacaaccaaaactactcattgttaacatgtaaattaaatgtaacgtttcattgtgaataaAATTAAGAtggtctcctctttgcaaacgtaggcatatggtcacagattcatttaataatgttgcaatgatactgcatcaatccgtaggcctatgtttcattaggctactaggctatttgttttgccttactctttattcatttaggcctttttattcagttattcatcatcttccgtccttcgcattACTTGtatagcgcacgcattctcagacctgtcacctgtcactcatcatcgtaagggaggtgcttggaatcattcccgcgttacaatcatcagccaatcaaggtggtcacttcagtcaagctcgtgcatgagtaatgacgtcatccatagcaacgaagactcactcttagtatacgagttgtcatttttccttactaagagtaggtctgaaaggctttgtgaataacttttaagagaaaactcctagctaaaatcttttagtgcgatttaggagtactcctagtggtaagataaaaggctttgtgaatacggcccctggtcTTGCCAGTATGGGGATAAACACAACCAAATGTAAAACCACCACCtacacaaatgaatgaatgaatagatTGTCTCTCTccatatttctgtctctcttcatctctctctctctctctctctctctctctctctctcgctgcagTTCTACCTGCAGGCGCGGTTCTCGTGGCGTGGTGCTCGGCTGCTGCGGCCCCTCGTCCAGTTCCTTCTGGTCATGCTGGCCGTCTACACGGGCCTGAGCCGCATCTCAGACTACCGCCACCACCCCACCGACGTCATCGCAGGCTTCCTACAGGGGGCACTCACCGCATACTGGGTGgtaagcaaccccccccccccccccacacacacacacacacacacacacaccatcctacTCTAGACCATATGGACAGAGACAGGCGAAACGGATAGTGTTTATCATAGTCAGCTCCCTATTCGTTATATTAACTTTAGCATTAACTTTATAAATTCCCTAATGGAACTGGAGACTCGCGAGTGTGTCCCTTTATTCGCGCCTATGAGTCTGTGTCTGAACACCATCTGGTGCcgcagtgtgtgggtgtgtttgtctgtgtttgtcctctgtgtgtgtgtgtgtgtgtgtgtgtgtgtgtgtttatctgacCAAGTGTTATGTGCTGGATCTGTGTTTGtaccctgtgtctgtgtgtgtgtgtgggtgggtgtgggtgtgtgtgtgtgtgggtgtgtgtgtgtgtgtgggtgtgtgtgtgtgtggttgtgtgtgtgtgtgtgtctgtgtgtatgtgtgtgtgtgtgtgtgtatgtgtgtgggtgtgtgtatgtgggtgtgtgtacagtatgtgtgtgtgtgtgtgtgtgtgtgtgtgggtgtgtgtatgtgtgtgggtgtgtgtatgtgtgtgtgtgtgtgtgtgtgtgtgtgtgtgtgtgtgtgtgtatgtatgtgtgtgtgtgtgtgtgtgtgtgtgtgtgtgtgtgtgtgtgtgtgtgggtgggtgtgtgtgtgtgtgtgggtgtatgcatCCATCCATGCTCAGTAGCCTGTTTATCCTCATGTTTGCGTGATGTTTGTGTTTCACAAGGTGTATTTGCACATGTCTGTTTACAGTACATGTCCAAGCTGCAgccgcctgtctgtctgtctgtttgtctctccaCTGTGCGTCCACGTAACGCTGCCCGTTTGTCTCATCCCCCAGGCTTTCTACATCTCCTCCATGTTCAAAAACTGCCGCAACGACCTGACTCCCACCAGCATGTCCCTGGAGAGCCCCCTGTCCAGCCAGCAGACGGTCTGCTAACAGCTGACTCCCTGACCCAAAGCCGATCcgaagcagaaagcagttgcgAGGGTTGCCAAGGTGAAGATGAGAGAAGAACAAGAAGAAGAGCCCTGGGCGGAGAGATGCGTAGGGAGGCGTGGGTTGGAGAGACTGTATCAAATATGTATGTTCAGAATGCACACCGTTGACTCACCCGAAGGCAGCCACACGTCCTTCAACTCTTTGaaaacacctacagtacacttGCACACAGAAGGCTCCATTCAAGTGAAATCTAAACCAACCCGTCCACCCTGTGATTATACATggtttatttgtattattttatatgaaCACAGAAATCTGTTTTcactgagagaaaaaaaacaaaaatagaaaATGTTTTGTGGATGAAGCTGCTAACGATAGACTCCTCGCCAACCGTTTgaagctgttgttgttgttcttgtaCCATGTTGATTGTTGTTACCATGGGCTGGATAAGTCACTGGTAGCCTCTCTTGCCTGAAAAGAATGCAATTCTCAGAATCCTCATTTCTCTCACTGAGAGGCTGAACCCTCAGCCTTGACTTCTCTTTACGGTTGACTGTTGCGCTTGTGCGAATAGGTCATCATCAGCAATGACCAGATCTTTAAACCTGCAGAACCAGCCTCTAGAACTGAAGGTGCTGACAAAACAATCGGTTGGGATTTTATGTGATGGGTCCTTAGGCCAGGGAGGGCGCCGACATTGGACCAGCCCATTTGAGAGTCTGCCCAGTGGTTTGATTGCTCTCTCCACTcaccccagcccaccccaccccgctTTTCAGATTGTCACTGAATGACCATAGAAGTAGCCACTGGCACTGACACAAACAGCACATGTTCAGACCTTTACTTTATTCTGTCGTTTGTTCGTTTAAGTTTGTTTCTTAATTtgctttcattttcatttttttctttctttttttttttctttttctgtgttgTTGAGTTCCGTCTTTGTTAGTGCTGCATACGGAGGAAGAGTTAGTTCATTAGAGGACCTCGTTGGTCGGGGTGTCTTTTTGTCTGTCCTGTCGTTAACCACTCTTTTACTGCACCTCTGAAGCAGAGCTGTGACTGAATAGAGCCCTGAACACAAGCCTGACCCTCCACTGACATTTACCCCTTGACCTTTGCCCTAAGATCATTTGCTTTAGAGCAGAACAGTTCAGTTCAGGGCAAACCCCTATCTGGGACAACCTGTGTATTACTCTATAGCACTTGAACTACATAAAGGAACATTATAGTTTGTaatatgtatattatatatattatatataaaaatatattttatctcCTGTTTTAATATTAATTAGTGTTCTCTTCCTATTTGGTTTTGTCCATACTTCTgtacgtttatgtttatgttttttttcctcaatGTTAATTGTCCTGAATGAATGTAAATATCTTCTTTTATAAACCACCCAGAATTTCAAAAGTATTAGATCTTGTTTTTGTTATAGTTATGTTTTACGTGTTAcgtgtgtttgtctttctgtGTTGATCAGGTACGAAAAAGTTGCTTCTGTTCTAATATTATATAGTGACTGAGCCAGAGTTATATCAAAAAGCTATATTCTTTTATGTCtagttttgttatgtttgtatttgtgttccCTGTGAAGGCCATTCAGGCAAAAATAACCActgtattgaaaaaaaaataccaaACCAATAAAATGAATGTTTCACCTTTATATATTACCATTGTGGCCATTAATGTGTTCTTTCCATTTcaccctccctgtctctctctctctctctttctctgtttctctctggctCTTGCGTGCACACTTACCCACACACAGTTTGCAGTCAAGGGCTTGGCCTGGAATGTTTGTTCCCCATTGGACTGTGTGGAGATAAGGTGAACCAGGAACTGCCTAACCATATTCCAAAACAGTCTCTGGAAGCAACTTGTTCTCcaaaacttctctctctctctctctctctcagacacacacacacataaacatttcACACACTTTAAGTTACAACACagtacacccccccacacacactctttagaGTGCAGTGGAGCATAGCGACTGTTTCATGGGTCATGCTGCCATGGCGATGCCTGCTCAGACAGAGGCTGCTGAAGTggtggagagaaaagagaaagaaagaaagaaaggtttTGTTTCTTTCACTTGTCTGGACAGTCTACTTCCTAGCTGAGTGAGCAGAATACAAGGACCAACCAAgaccagagagacagagagagagcctgagGGAGGGGCTGTCACAGTAACAGGCAGGAGTTTACATATGGTATGAAGGGCTTGGAGGTGGTCTGGGATTGGGAGAAAGCCATGTGGGGGGGTGAGGAAAAAGAAGGGAATTTGGGTGTGGGGCAATGGAACTGGAAGGAATGTGATGAGGGTTCAGGGTTTTTTTGTGGTATATAATGCTGTTGCTAAGAGACTTGAATTAATGTATGGCTTTAAATTGACTACAGACCATATGATGAATATGTGCCTGGATGCACAGCCATCGATGaaagtgtaggctaccttcAGCATGTTTGAGAATGAGTGGGCCTAAAGATGTCTAAAGGTTGTTCAAGGTGTCTTTCTACATCTTTTTTCTATACTGCAGTCTTGCAAAAAACAGCTTATTTCAGTTACTCTTTAACACTGGCGTAAAAACAACCACCTCTCCTGAGAGCGCAGGGCCTGATTGCGCCACGTTGTGAAGTCGGCATGTCCTCAAAACCCTTGCCAACTCCATGTGCTAAAAAACAGTAGCGGTCAACTTGTGGCCACTGAGATCTGCCTGATTAAGCTCTAATCGCACCCTGTGAAACACATCGAGTTTACACGCCCCATTgtgaaaaaaaggggaaaaaaagtgcatTTCCTCTCCCTGGCTTTCCGTCTTCGCTCTCATTCGGGGGAATGAATTTGATATGTGCTCAGAGAtgaatgattaaattaaaggaATGGTAACTCCCAAGAGTAGTCTCATGAGGGTGGAAACATTTGGGTGTGATGGGATCAGTGTGACGCAGGAGTGTTCTCCCAGACACGTAGCATCTGCCCACTCCTACCTGCACGCATGTCTATCTGTCCAGGGCATACCT from Alosa sapidissima isolate fAloSap1 chromosome 3, fAloSap1.pri, whole genome shotgun sequence carries:
- the ppap2d gene encoding phosphatidic acid phosphatase type 2D gives rise to the protein MQKFNTTNSSTATRDAELQQRLADNGAAGEPMRGNGKKHILAEPADNTFCTKRKMLVCLDIICLFVASIPFFACELKAVKPYNRGFFCGDPSITYPYIEREAIPDGLLIAGGIIITGLTIALGECYRVRFRGVHSRAFVQNHYISCLYKELGSFLFGCCVGQSLTNMAKLSVGRLRPNFLSVCNITYESINCTPGQYIMKAACKQSNEKLVEEARKSFFSGHASFAMYTMLYLAFYLQARFSWRGARLLRPLVQFLLVMLAVYTGLSRISDYRHHPTDVIAGFLQGALTAYWVAFYISSMFKNCRNDLTPTSMSLESPLSSQQTVC